The Candidatus Omnitrophota bacterium genome includes the window TTCGCGCACGGAGATTCCTGATCGCCCGCTGATCATCGAAATCCGTGCGGGCACCGGCGGCCAGGAAGCCAGTTTGTTTGTCAGCGATTTGTACCGGACGTACACCAAGTACGCCGCCATGCGAGGATTGACCGTCGAGCCGATGCAAGCCGACCGCACCGAGTCCGGCGGGCTGAAAGACATCGCCTTTGCCGTCAACGGCCCGGGGGCCCTGCAGGCGTTTAAGTATGAGAGCGGCGTGCATCGCGTGCAGCGGGTCCCGCAGACCGAAGCCCAAGGGCGGATCCATACCTCGACGGTGACCGTCGCGGTCTTGCTCGAGCCTGAAGAGGTGGAGCTGCCGCCGATTCCCGCCAAAGATCTGCAGATCGATGTGTACCGCTCCTCCGGTCCCGGAGGGCAGGGCGTCAACACCACGGATTCGGCGGTGCGTATCCGGCATATCCCCACCGGCTTGGTCGTGACGTGCCAGGATGAGCGCAGCCAGCTGCGCAACAAGGACAAGGCAATGCGGGTGCTGCGCGCGCGGCTGCTGGATCAGCTGCAGCGCGAGAAGCAGCAGCAGATCGCCTCTGATCGCCGCCGGCAGGTCGGGGGTGCGGAGCGCAGCGAAAAAATCCGCACGTATAATTTTCCTGATCGTCGGGTCACCGACCATCGCATCGGCCTGACCCTTCATCAACTCGACGCGATCATGGAAGGGCAGATGCAGGAGCTGATTGATGCGCTGGCGGCGGATGAACGAGCCAAATCGCTTGATCGCTGACGCGAGCCGCCGCCTTGCGCGTTCGGGGAGGGGGCTGGCCCGGCGCGAAGCCGAGTGGGTCCTAGGCCATGTCGTGGGGTTGCCGCCGCTGGAGCTGTATCTGCGCGCCACACCGGTGACCGCGGGCGAGGCGGAGCGGTTTTGGTCCATTATCGAGGCACGGGCCCAAGGCGCGCCGCTGCAATATGCGCTGGGGACCGCAGAATTTTTCGGACGGCCATTCCGCGTGGGTCCTGGCGTGTTCATCCCCCGCCCGGAAACCGAGGCCATCGCCCACGCGGCCCTTGAGGCGTTTCGCGCTCTACACCGCAACCGCCTAAGGCCCTTGCGGTTCCTGGAGTTCGGCGTGGGCAGCGGGTGCCTGGCGGTGACCATCGCGTGCGAGCTTCCGACTTGTCGTCTCGTCGGAATTGAGGTATCATGGAGCGCTTTGGCTATCGCCCGAGAGAATATCCAGCGCCATGGGGTCGGCGACCGCGTGGCGCTGATTCAAGGGCATTGGGAGCGGCCGTTAGCCGAAGCGCGGTTCGATGGCATTATCGCCAACCCGCCGTACGTGCCGACGGACGATCTCACGCGGCTGCCGGTGGATGTTCGGCAGGAACCTCGTGAGAGCCTCGATGGCGGCCCCGATGGCATGACGCATGTGCGGCGGTTGTTGTCGGCGTCCCAGGCCCTGCTTGAGCCAGGCGGGGTCGTGGTCGTTGAGTGCGGGGAAGACCAGGTCGATCTCTTGATGGCGCAAGCAGCGGCAGCCCCGTGGGTTGCGCAGTGTCGCGCTGTAACCGATGTAGCCCAACGTCCGCGCGGGCTGGTGATCACGGCGCGCCCGTCACCTTGAAAAAACTTCTCATTCAACACAGCGGTCCCCTCCAGGGGACCGTCACCGTCAACGGCGCGAAGAACGCGGTGCTGCCGATCATGGCCGCATGCCTGTTGACGGAAGAGCCATCGGTCATTGACAACGTGCCGCAGGTGACGGATGTCATCTCCATGATGGAGATCCTCCGGCATCTTGGCGTCTCGGTCACCCTTGAGGGCCGGCGTCTGACGGTTGCGCCGGGCCGCTATGCCGGAACGACGGCCCCCTATGAGCTGGTCTCTCGGATGCGGGCCTCCATCTGCGTGCTGGGCCCGCTCCTCGCCAAGCAAAGCAAGGCGCAGGTTTCGATGCCAGGCGGCTGCGTGATTGGGCCTCGTCCCATTGATTTGCATCTCAAGGGGCTGCAGAGCTTGGGAGCCACCTTGACCATTGAGCACGGGGATGTGATCGCGGCCGCGGCTAGGCTGACGGGGGCGAAAGTTCACCTCGCAGGCGCATTTGGCTCCTCGGTCTTGGCCACCGGGAATGTCATGATGGCGGCGACGCTCGCCAAAGGGGTGACCGCCATCGAGCAGGCGGCCTGCGAGCCTGAGGTGGCCGATTTAGCCAATTTTCTCATCGCGATGGGGGCGCATATCGACGGCCATGGAGGCCCGGTGATCCGCATTGAAGGCGTTGAGCGGCTCCACGGAGTTCACTATCAGATTATTCCTGACCGCATTGAAGCCGGCACGTGGATGATCGCCGGAGCACTCCTCGGCGGCGATGTCACGGTTGAGGGAGCTCGCGCCGACCATCTCTCGGCCATCATTGATAA containing:
- the prfA gene encoding peptide chain release factor 1, with protein sequence MLAHLEGLARRYAEFEHQAADFSMHQQDPQQYQHIARELSDLREIVSAYRTFRSVEREAAEAESMFHAQGDLELREMAKEEAALLRQQELRLLEQLERLWVSRTEIPDRPLIIEIRAGTGGQEASLFVSDLYRTYTKYAAMRGLTVEPMQADRTESGGLKDIAFAVNGPGALQAFKYESGVHRVQRVPQTEAQGRIHTSTVTVAVLLEPEEVELPPIPAKDLQIDVYRSSGPGGQGVNTTDSAVRIRHIPTGLVVTCQDERSQLRNKDKAMRVLRARLLDQLQREKQQQIASDRRRQVGGAERSEKIRTYNFPDRRVTDHRIGLTLHQLDAIMEGQMQELIDALAADERAKSLDR
- the prmC gene encoding peptide chain release factor N(5)-glutamine methyltransferase, which codes for MNEPNRLIADASRRLARSGRGLARREAEWVLGHVVGLPPLELYLRATPVTAGEAERFWSIIEARAQGAPLQYALGTAEFFGRPFRVGPGVFIPRPETEAIAHAALEAFRALHRNRLRPLRFLEFGVGSGCLAVTIACELPTCRLVGIEVSWSALAIARENIQRHGVGDRVALIQGHWERPLAEARFDGIIANPPYVPTDDLTRLPVDVRQEPRESLDGGPDGMTHVRRLLSASQALLEPGGVVVVECGEDQVDLLMAQAAAAPWVAQCRAVTDVAQRPRGLVITARPSP
- the murA gene encoding UDP-N-acetylglucosamine 1-carboxyvinyltransferase is translated as MKKLLIQHSGPLQGTVTVNGAKNAVLPIMAACLLTEEPSVIDNVPQVTDVISMMEILRHLGVSVTLEGRRLTVAPGRYAGTTAPYELVSRMRASICVLGPLLAKQSKAQVSMPGGCVIGPRPIDLHLKGLQSLGATLTIEHGDVIAAAARLTGAKVHLAGAFGSSVLATGNVMMAATLAKGVTAIEQAACEPEVADLANFLIAMGAHIDGHGGPVIRIEGVERLHGVHYQIIPDRIEAGTWMIAGALLGGDVTVEGARADHLSAIIDKLAEANVHIDASNGSVRVQRNRHQPLQAVDVTTMPFPGFPTDMQAQMMALLAVARGVSILTEKVYPERFMHIAELNRMGASITKEGVSAIVKGVDRLSGAPVAGSDLRAAAALVLAGLAADHETELTGVEHLERGYQDFEEQLCRLGAKIQRKES